Genomic segment of Bacillota bacterium:
CATGGCGAAGGCGTTCGATATGGTGGAGTTCGGCAAGTTCCGCTATAACCTTTTCGGTAACGGCGGGCACTGGTTTCCCGGTGTGCAGGCGGACGCGTGTACCGACTGCGGAGACTGCCTGCCCCGGTGTCCGCTAAAGCTGAACATCCCCGCGCTCCTGCGCGAGACACACGAACTGCTCACCGGCGCGCCGGTGAAACGACTGTGGCGGTAAAACAGTTAACCACGAAAAAGCCACTGCAATACCGTCACGAGTCCGATTGCCGCAAGGAGAAGCATAGCAGCTATCCCCGCGACACAACCCCACGGCAGAACCTGTTCTTTCCAACCACCCGTGCGACAGTAGGCTGGCTGTTTGGAGAAGTCGGGATAGCATCCATGCTTCCGCTCGCAATCTCTCTGTAACCCGAGCAGCTTCTCGCGGGCATACGGAGGCATACTTGCCGCGTCGCCTCGAAACTTTAGACGCTGCAGCATGTGCAAAGGGTCACGTCCGCAGAATCGCTCGAACTCCGCCTGGGCTTCCCGAATCTTGTCGCTCGCCGGCTCTTCCAAATACCAGTAGCAACCAGCCATGGCAGGGAACCGAAGCTGCCAGTACACTT
This window contains:
- a CDS encoding DNA helicase; its protein translation is MAKEDALQRVQTDIEAGNLGRARDRLHGLIWQYPNDLSLRARLAEVYWQLRFPAMAGCYWYLEEPASDKIREAQAEFERFCGRDPLHMLQRLKFRGDAASMPPYAREKLLGLQRDCERKHGCYPDFSKQPAYCRTGGWKEQVLPWGCVAGIAAMLLLAAIGLVTVLQWLFRG